Proteins found in one Solitalea lacus genomic segment:
- the miaA gene encoding tRNA (adenosine(37)-N6)-dimethylallyltransferase MiaA gives MVHGLWTIDLFILKVLTPPKILIVIVGPTAVGKTRLAIELAKHYGTEVLSADSRQFFKEISIGTAKPDGAELAEVKHYFINSHSIFDEINAGRFEAEALELLEELFQQHDKLIMVGGSGLYINALVEGLDELPLANEELRRSIVERYESEGIIYLQTEVERLDPVYFGQVDQNNPQRLMRALEVCLMTGLPFSSFRKKEGKQRPFEVIKIGLNLPREELYQRINHRVDLMITNGLVEEAREMHEHKDIYALQTVGYTELFDYFEGKHSLDRAIELIKQNTRRFAKRQITWFNRDKNTYWFKPDEVDKIVKVVNSVTS, from the coding sequence ATGGTCCATGGACTATGGACCATAGACTTATTTATATTGAAAGTGTTGACCCCCCCCAAAATATTAATCGTTATTGTTGGCCCAACTGCAGTTGGCAAAACCCGTTTAGCCATCGAGCTGGCCAAACATTATGGTACCGAGGTGCTTTCAGCTGATTCCCGTCAGTTTTTTAAAGAAATAAGCATAGGTACAGCCAAACCTGATGGAGCAGAATTAGCCGAAGTCAAACATTATTTTATTAACTCCCATTCAATTTTTGATGAAATAAATGCCGGTCGGTTTGAAGCAGAAGCACTGGAACTGTTGGAAGAGTTATTTCAACAACATGATAAATTGATAATGGTTGGCGGTTCAGGTCTCTATATTAATGCGCTGGTGGAAGGTTTGGATGAGTTACCTCTTGCCAATGAAGAATTACGCAGAAGTATTGTAGAACGATACGAATCAGAGGGGATTATTTACCTGCAAACAGAAGTAGAACGTTTAGATCCTGTGTATTTTGGACAGGTAGACCAAAACAATCCGCAGCGATTGATGCGTGCGTTAGAAGTGTGCCTGATGACTGGTTTGCCATTCTCATCGTTTAGGAAAAAAGAAGGGAAGCAACGTCCGTTTGAGGTAATAAAAATAGGGCTGAATTTGCCTCGTGAAGAACTCTATCAACGAATTAATCATCGTGTGGATTTAATGATTACTAACGGATTAGTTGAAGAGGCTCGTGAAATGCATGAACATAAGGACATTTACGCACTACAAACAGTTGGTTATACCGAATTGTTCGATTATTTTGAAGGTAAACATTCATTAGATAGAGCCATTGAATTAATAAAACAAAATACCCGTAGATTTGCCAAACGTCAGATTACCTGGTTTAATAGGGATAAAAATACCTATTGGTTCAAACCTGATGAGGTAGATAAGATAGTGAAGGTGGTTAATTCGGTTACAAGTTAA
- a CDS encoding IS1634 family transposase: MLRIRTVTTASGAKAVQVIYYYKRKRVVYKHIGSGRSEAEVESLMLVAQDFIDNYTPSLPFKEETKFDNLIFLDRAQFLGVHYTFLYEVLSKVVNKVGLSYIKKPLLLDLVIMRILEPASKLRSIELMDTYFGIRHRRQSFYKSARDWLELKQDVEQIVVAFAKSSYAFNFELLFYDVTTLYFETFEEDELRENGFSKDNKSQQPQILVALMVTKEGFPVSYEVFSGSTFEGHTILPVVQKFIRKHGVANFTIVADAAMISSVNVQALVESNINYIVGARLGNLSSPLIEQIDRSLKREDGHSIRIKTDNGYLICSYSAVRYKKDKYEMEKQIQKAETIIQTPSKGKKTKFTKSRGEVLELNRTLIQKTKKLLGIKGYYTNLEESVADNNTIIGHYHELYRIEQAFRISKSDLQTRPIFHYKEEPINLHLLVCFMSLVVSKHIELSTEVSIKKFVTELKKITDARMVNGITGKEIRIRAKITPLIEKLVQNLKLPH, translated from the coding sequence ATGCTACGAATTCGAACTGTTACGACTGCCTCAGGAGCAAAGGCTGTTCAGGTAATTTATTATTATAAGCGAAAAAGGGTAGTCTACAAGCATATCGGTTCAGGAAGGTCAGAGGCGGAAGTCGAATCTCTTATGTTGGTCGCGCAGGATTTCATCGACAATTACACACCGAGCTTGCCGTTCAAGGAGGAAACAAAGTTTGACAATTTGATTTTCCTGGACAGAGCGCAGTTTTTAGGTGTACATTATACCTTTTTATATGAAGTACTTTCGAAAGTCGTCAACAAGGTCGGTCTATCCTATATCAAGAAACCACTATTGTTGGATCTTGTCATTATGCGGATCTTAGAGCCTGCTTCAAAATTGCGATCTATAGAGCTGATGGATACCTATTTTGGCATTCGTCATCGAAGGCAGAGCTTTTATAAGTCAGCCAGGGATTGGCTGGAGCTGAAGCAGGATGTCGAACAGATCGTTGTTGCCTTCGCAAAGAGCAGCTACGCGTTCAATTTCGAGCTGTTGTTCTATGATGTAACCACCTTGTATTTCGAGACTTTTGAGGAAGACGAGCTCAGGGAGAATGGCTTCTCTAAAGACAATAAATCACAACAACCCCAGATATTGGTTGCTTTGATGGTGACCAAAGAAGGCTTCCCTGTATCCTATGAGGTGTTCTCCGGCAGCACATTTGAGGGGCACACGATCCTTCCCGTCGTACAGAAGTTCATCCGCAAGCATGGCGTTGCCAATTTTACCATCGTCGCAGATGCGGCCATGATAAGTTCGGTCAATGTCCAGGCATTGGTCGAAAGTAATATCAATTATATCGTAGGTGCAAGACTGGGGAATCTTTCGAGTCCCTTGATCGAACAAATCGATCGCTCTCTCAAGAGAGAAGACGGCCATAGCATCAGGATAAAAACCGATAATGGATATCTGATATGCAGTTATTCGGCAGTACGATACAAAAAAGATAAGTACGAAATGGAAAAGCAGATACAGAAAGCAGAAACGATTATCCAGACTCCCTCAAAGGGTAAGAAGACAAAGTTTACCAAATCGAGAGGCGAAGTATTAGAACTCAACCGTACGCTGATCCAAAAAACGAAAAAATTGTTGGGAATAAAAGGGTATTACACTAATCTGGAAGAAAGTGTTGCTGACAACAATACGATAATAGGGCATTATCACGAACTGTACAGGATTGAACAGGCTTTTAGGATATCTAAAAGCGATCTTCAGACCAGACCAATTTTCCATTACAAAGAAGAGCCTATAAACCTTCACTTATTGGTCTGCTTCATGTCGCTAGTAGTATCCAAACATATTGAATTGTCAACCGAAGTATCTATAAAAAAGTTCGTAACCGAATTGAAAAAGATCACGGACGCCAGGATGGTGAATGGAATTACAGGGAAGGAAATACGCATTAGGGCCAAAATAACGCCGTTAATCGAAAAATTGGTGCAAAATCTAAAACTGCCGCACTAA
- a CDS encoding plasmid pRiA4b ORF-3 family protein — protein sequence MAIYRFRVAFEDYDAVREIDIKSNQTFEDFHHAIHKAINYDPQHPSSFYVSNDQWIKGEELAYLPNERKVSQGVKLMKDFKLSKFIDDPHQKFYYISNFDRPFDFHIELVKIFLEPEDGVEYPVCVKSSGDSPKQFRVSAAAAAATNKDPLESLEDEFDIEEPEELDEFGIDVEDFSSSNTKSEGEEDEEHSESEEGEEDDEFGELGYGSGSDDYDNRDDY from the coding sequence ATGGCTATTTATCGGTTCAGAGTTGCTTTTGAAGATTACGACGCGGTTAGAGAAATCGACATTAAATCGAATCAGACTTTCGAAGATTTTCACCATGCCATTCATAAGGCAATAAATTATGATCCTCAGCATCCATCATCATTCTATGTAAGTAATGATCAATGGATAAAAGGAGAGGAGTTGGCTTATTTACCCAATGAACGTAAAGTATCTCAGGGTGTTAAGCTAATGAAGGATTTTAAATTGAGTAAGTTTATTGATGATCCTCATCAGAAATTCTACTATATATCAAATTTTGATCGTCCATTTGACTTTCACATTGAGCTTGTAAAGATCTTTTTAGAGCCTGAAGACGGTGTGGAGTATCCAGTTTGTGTGAAATCATCGGGTGATTCTCCAAAACAGTTTCGAGTTTCGGCTGCTGCTGCTGCTGCAACCAATAAAGATCCGCTTGAATCCTTAGAGGATGAATTTGATATTGAAGAACCTGAGGAACTCGACGAATTTGGTATTGATGTAGAAGATTTCTCTTCATCAAATACAAAATCTGAAGGTGAAGAAGATGAAGAACATAGTGAGTCGGAAGAGGGTGAAGAAGACGATGAGTTCGGCGAACTTGGCTATGGAAGTGGCTCTGATGACTACGATAATCGTGATGATTACTAG
- a CDS encoding NUDIX hydrolase, with amino-acid sequence MNVPFDSFISQLTEQLKQPLPGKEAHLPMIAPARLATYERGYNLEEARHSSVLLLLYPSAASVLIPFIQRPVYDGTHSGQISLPGGKMEPEDRSPEETALREANEEIGIYPADVKLIGKLSQVYIPPSKFLVNVMIGYQLQAPQLKRDEKEVDEIIQVSIDDLLKETNVTSIAVTNSQGLQFDAPCFFLENKVIWGATAMMLNEFKWILREMMNN; translated from the coding sequence ATGAATGTTCCTTTCGACTCATTTATATCGCAATTAACCGAACAACTTAAGCAACCACTGCCGGGCAAAGAAGCCCATTTGCCAATGATTGCCCCTGCCCGCTTGGCGACTTATGAGAGGGGGTATAATTTGGAGGAGGCACGGCACAGCAGCGTTTTACTCTTACTTTATCCATCGGCTGCTTCAGTCCTTATTCCATTTATACAACGCCCCGTTTACGATGGAACTCATAGTGGGCAAATAAGTTTACCCGGCGGTAAGATGGAACCCGAAGACCGTTCACCAGAAGAAACCGCATTAAGGGAAGCCAATGAAGAAATTGGGATTTATCCTGCTGATGTTAAACTCATTGGCAAACTGAGTCAGGTTTATATACCTCCTAGTAAGTTTCTAGTAAACGTGATGATAGGCTATCAACTTCAAGCTCCTCAATTAAAAAGAGACGAAAAAGAAGTAGATGAGATCATTCAGGTGAGTATTGATGATCTGTTAAAGGAAACAAATGTTACTTCTATTGCTGTAACCAATTCACAAGGATTACAATTTGATGCCCCTTGCTTTTTCCTTGAAAACAAAGTTATATGGGGAGCAACGGCAATGATGCTCAATGAATTTAAATGGATATTAAGGGAAATGATGAATAATTAA
- a CDS encoding DUF6600 domain-containing protein, with the protein MQTIKCTLVAALVMMGFTACASTNNASVNGFEKQQYYDDDRDVSYQTFYDELSPYGDWIYDNQYGYVWRPNLGPDFMPYRSNGRWITTELGWTWASDYRWGWAPFHYGRWQFDSYLGWYWVPGYEWAPAWVVWSSNNDYYGWAPMAPGWNVNVSINIGNIPSNYWVFAPPRYLTNVRMYDYCVPAYHNVTIVRNVTVIDNYNYYNRTRYVYGPRVYDYNRHPGCNTRPVPIRECNTPRLGRYDNHSVYVYRPRVTERVSSRPQVIRSREYYTDRGDNRQWNRHDDNRWERDRDNRNHGDDDNRQRPHNSYPGNDNRRPNEGWNNDRNRPSNPNQDNDNRRPNDGWNNDRNRPSNPNQDNDNRRPNDGWNNGRNRPSNPNQDNDNRRPNDGWSNDRNRPSNPNQNSDNRGPSEGWNNGRNRPSNPNQNNDNRRPDNNSNQERQRPQRDYNIVRQEQQERNQQQVSRPEKQQPQYRQVAEQRQPERRERNDAQVSHSRNERAGGSEGRGEGGRPRSSRD; encoded by the coding sequence ATGCAAACGATAAAATGTACACTGGTAGCTGCGTTAGTGATGATGGGGTTTACTGCGTGCGCAAGCACAAATAATGCGTCAGTAAATGGTTTCGAAAAGCAGCAGTATTATGATGATGATCGAGATGTCAGCTACCAAACTTTTTACGATGAACTCAGTCCTTACGGCGATTGGATTTACGATAATCAATATGGTTATGTTTGGCGTCCTAACCTCGGCCCTGATTTTATGCCCTACCGTTCCAACGGAAGATGGATTACAACTGAATTAGGCTGGACCTGGGCATCAGACTATCGTTGGGGATGGGCTCCATTCCATTACGGACGCTGGCAGTTCGATTCGTATTTAGGATGGTATTGGGTGCCTGGTTATGAGTGGGCTCCGGCTTGGGTTGTTTGGAGTTCAAATAATGATTATTACGGTTGGGCCCCAATGGCTCCTGGATGGAATGTTAACGTTTCTATAAATATTGGCAATATTCCAAGCAATTATTGGGTATTTGCTCCCCCTCGCTACCTAACCAATGTCCGAATGTATGATTATTGTGTTCCGGCTTATCATAATGTAACCATTGTACGAAATGTAACTGTAATTGATAATTACAACTATTACAATCGTACGCGTTACGTATACGGCCCGCGTGTTTATGATTACAACCGTCATCCAGGCTGTAATACTCGACCGGTTCCTATCAGAGAGTGTAATACGCCTCGTTTAGGAAGATATGATAATCATTCTGTGTATGTTTACCGCCCACGTGTAACCGAAAGAGTAAGCTCTCGTCCGCAGGTGATCAGAAGCAGGGAATATTATACCGACAGAGGAGACAATCGTCAATGGAATCGTCACGATGATAACCGTTGGGAACGTGACAGAGATAATCGCAATCACGGCGATGATGATAATCGTCAGCGTCCGCATAATTCCTATCCTGGTAATGATAATAGAAGACCCAACGAAGGTTGGAACAATGACCGTAACCGTCCTTCAAATCCTAATCAGGACAATGATAACAGAAGGCCGAATGATGGTTGGAACAATGACCGTAACCGCCCTTCAAATCCTAATCAGGACAATGATAACAGAAGGCCGAATGATGGTTGGAACAATGGCCGTAACCGTCCTTCAAATCCTAATCAGGACAATGATAACAGAAGGCCGAATGATGGTTGGAGCAATGATCGTAACCGTCCATCCAATCCTAATCAAAACTCTGATAACCGAGGTCCAAGTGAAGGCTGGAACAACGGGCGAAACCGTCCATCCAATCCTAATCAAAATAATGACAACAGAAGGCCTGACAACAACTCGAATCAAGAACGTCAACGCCCACAAAGAGATTATAACATAGTAAGGCAAGAGCAACAGGAACGAAATCAACAGCAAGTAAGTCGTCCTGAAAAACAACAGCCTCAATATCGTCAGGTGGCAGAACAACGTCAGCCGGAAAGACGTGAAAGAAATGATGCACAGGTGTCTCACTCACGTAACGAACGTGCAGGAGGTAGTGAAGGGAGAGGTGAAGGGGGAAGACCGAGAAGCTCAAGAGATTAG
- a CDS encoding AsmA-like C-terminal region-containing protein: protein MLKKVFITLAILIAVLLGVALCVPLLFKDKIVSTVKTSVNESVNAKIDFKEIDLTLISSFPNLGIELQDLTVIGVDSFATDTLANIKELQIDVNLMSVINGGTYEIRSISLDNPSIYAKKLKSGKTNWDIAKPDTSAPSTSEPTAFKAALKKYSINNAKIIYDDASLGFFMELDNFNHSGKGDFTQDLFVLETQSDIEKLTVKYGGIPYLNQVNLAATLPIEMDMKQMKFTLKENEIKLNELLLSFVGSLGMPANGDMVLDFKFDAQKSDLKNFLSLIPAIYAANFKDLQASGKFGMSGWTRGVYNEKTLPAFNINLLVENGKIKYPALPSAINNIQVKTIISNPDGVIDHTEVNVPAFHLEFGNAPIDGRLLVRTPVSDPFVDLALKGKLDLKQMTTIFPMKDMNLSGILNADVKASGRKSSIDKGRYNEFKAAGQMVVSAFNYSGANVPKPVNISSASMTFNPKNISLSNLSAQVGASDFQANGTINNYLAYVFKKGQPLQGTFNVSSKLVNVNELMGPAKVETKNDTSKLTVIEVPANIDFTMTAKAGRVLYDNMDIQNARGALLIKNQTIYFKDMSLNMLDGNVTMNGSYATTDPKKPKVDIDFGIDKMNIQKAFETFNTVKLLAPIAKYTNGSFSTNLKFNTDLNQNMMPVYSSINAEGFTNIIQAIVQGFEPMNKLSMALNTDKLKKLEVSNLLAKFRIEEGRLKVSPFDIKKGDFSMNVQGSNGLDQSMDYKLALNVPRSMLGSQANATVNSLISQFNSKTGTNVSVGETVKVNALLGGSILKPTVKLQLANDNKAAAQSVLAQAVDQKKAEVETRAKEEVTKLKEQATEQVKQKVDTVKKQATEKVKSELKNKLKGFLGGR, encoded by the coding sequence ATGCTAAAAAAAGTTTTTATTACCCTCGCAATACTCATTGCAGTTTTGCTGGGCGTGGCTTTATGCGTTCCGCTATTATTTAAAGACAAAATTGTTTCTACGGTAAAAACCTCTGTTAACGAAAGTGTAAATGCCAAAATTGATTTTAAAGAAATTGACCTGACTCTTATCAGTTCATTTCCTAATTTGGGCATTGAACTTCAAGATCTTACTGTAATTGGAGTTGATAGCTTTGCAACCGATACACTCGCCAACATCAAAGAACTTCAAATTGATGTTAACCTGATGAGCGTTATTAATGGTGGAACTTATGAAATCCGTTCAATTTCATTAGACAACCCATCTATTTATGCCAAAAAACTTAAAAGTGGTAAAACCAATTGGGATATTGCCAAACCTGACACTTCAGCCCCTTCCACCTCTGAACCAACTGCTTTTAAAGCAGCATTGAAAAAGTACAGCATCAATAATGCTAAAATTATTTATGATGATGCCTCATTAGGATTTTTCATGGAGTTGGATAACTTTAATCACAGCGGTAAAGGCGATTTCACACAAGACTTATTTGTCCTCGAAACTCAATCTGACATTGAAAAGCTGACCGTTAAATATGGAGGTATTCCTTACTTAAATCAGGTGAACCTTGCTGCAACTTTACCCATTGAAATGGACATGAAGCAAATGAAATTCACCTTGAAAGAAAATGAAATAAAGTTGAATGAACTTTTGCTTTCATTTGTTGGTAGCTTAGGTATGCCTGCAAATGGAGACATGGTTTTAGACTTTAAGTTTGATGCTCAAAAATCAGATTTAAAGAACTTCCTTTCATTAATACCAGCCATTTATGCAGCTAACTTTAAAGACCTGCAAGCCTCAGGAAAATTTGGAATGAGTGGTTGGACCAGAGGTGTTTATAATGAAAAAACATTACCTGCTTTCAACATTAACTTATTGGTTGAAAACGGTAAGATTAAGTATCCTGCTTTGCCTTCGGCAATTAATAATATACAGGTAAAAACCATTATAAGCAATCCGGATGGTGTTATTGACCACACTGAAGTAAATGTCCCGGCATTTCACCTCGAATTTGGCAATGCTCCCATCGACGGACGTTTGTTAGTAAGAACCCCTGTTTCTGATCCTTTTGTTGATCTGGCCTTAAAGGGCAAACTTGACCTAAAACAGATGACCACTATCTTCCCGATGAAAGATATGAACTTAAGCGGCATTTTAAATGCTGATGTTAAAGCCTCGGGACGTAAATCGTCAATCGATAAAGGACGTTATAATGAGTTTAAAGCGGCAGGACAAATGGTTGTTTCAGCCTTTAACTATTCAGGCGCTAATGTGCCTAAGCCAGTTAATATTTCATCGGCCAGCATGACCTTTAACCCTAAAAACATTTCACTAAGTAATTTATCAGCACAGGTTGGAGCAAGTGATTTTCAGGCAAACGGAACTATCAACAATTATTTAGCTTACGTATTCAAAAAAGGGCAGCCATTACAAGGGACTTTCAATGTTTCATCAAAACTTGTTAATGTAAATGAGTTGATGGGCCCCGCAAAAGTGGAAACCAAGAACGATACATCTAAGTTGACCGTTATTGAAGTTCCGGCTAACATTGATTTTACCATGACAGCTAAAGCTGGTAGAGTACTATATGACAACATGGACATTCAAAACGCTCGCGGTGCATTGCTTATTAAAAATCAAACCATCTACTTCAAAGACATGTCGTTAAACATGCTGGATGGAAACGTGACCATGAATGGTTCGTATGCTACTACTGATCCTAAAAAACCAAAAGTTGATATTGACTTTGGTATCGATAAAATGAATATTCAAAAGGCATTTGAAACATTTAATACCGTTAAATTGCTTGCCCCAATTGCCAAGTACACCAACGGTTCATTTTCCACCAATCTTAAATTCAACACTGACCTTAATCAAAACATGATGCCGGTTTATTCTTCAATTAATGCCGAAGGATTTACTAATATCATTCAGGCAATAGTGCAAGGATTTGAGCCGATGAACAAACTATCAATGGCTCTTAATACCGATAAGTTAAAAAAACTGGAAGTTAGTAATCTACTGGCAAAATTCCGTATTGAGGAAGGACGCTTGAAAGTCTCTCCTTTTGATATTAAAAAAGGTGATTTCTCTATGAACGTACAAGGATCAAATGGTTTAGATCAATCAATGGACTACAAACTTGCCTTAAACGTACCACGCAGCATGTTAGGGTCTCAGGCCAATGCAACCGTAAACTCTTTAATCTCACAGTTTAATAGTAAAACCGGCACAAACGTCTCTGTTGGCGAGACTGTAAAAGTAAATGCTTTATTAGGTGGAAGCATTCTGAAACCAACCGTTAAACTTCAATTGGCTAATGATAATAAAGCCGCAGCGCAATCAGTTTTAGCGCAAGCTGTTGATCAAAAGAAAGCCGAAGTTGAAACCAGAGCTAAAGAAGAGGTTACTAAATTAAAAGAGCAAGCTACTGAACAGGTAAAACAAAAAGTTGATACAGTTAAAAAACAGGCCACCGAAAAGGTTAAAAGCGAATTAAAAAATAAATTGAAAGGCTTCCTTGGCGGCAGGTAA
- a CDS encoding carboxy terminal-processing peptidase produces MNFKFSRVLLGIGLAGSLMAFDTPEKNEFPQNDKLIVSLLTRMIKFMHYDPQKINDDFSKKLFWSYIEKLDVEKKYFLQQDINYLKKYELQLDDEINNEQSLSFLKASDSLLDLRIAQVSKFYPTIFDKPFTFSENETMQLDYSKLNYAANVAELEKYWTKSAKYSTLMKVTENINSDAEPSAELEAEARAKVKKRYDKLFNNLSNTSNKMTRFEVYANAIAATMDPHSAYMSPMGQRGWNERLTGSYYGIGVVLREQDDYVKIENIITGGPAWKQGDLKAGDLILKVGEAGKEMVDVSGYSINEIRKYTRGAKGTAVTLMVKQLDNSIKTVTVVRDEMKQDNIFARSFVVNGNHKIGFIVLPEFYLNPKDPQGPGSSAYDMAKEIQKLKEEKVEGIIIDLRSNGGGSMSDVINIAGLFIPQGPIVQVRSRDGIAKNLVDNNPEVAYDGPLAIMVNEQSASASEILAGCMQDYKRAVIIGSPNTFGKGTVQRVFDLKGALPPQNTQENSSDLGAAKLTIQKFYRVNGSSTQQRGVTPDIILKDQYFDSAEKNQPCVMNWDEIPSTTYSTWSNPVNLELLKEKSKRRVEANPAFSIIERNIDMLKKRNKDKTIPLNLKSYLAMKKASGAEMDKLNKLKDLNLSLNIVNPKTDLSAMQNNTVWSDTNKGMLKVYKGDYYLSETINVLYDMIDAQNQKH; encoded by the coding sequence ATGAATTTTAAATTTAGTCGTGTTTTGCTTGGCATTGGCCTCGCAGGAAGCTTGATGGCCTTTGATACGCCCGAAAAAAATGAATTCCCCCAAAATGATAAACTGATTGTCTCTCTGTTGACCAGAATGATAAAATTTATGCATTATGATCCTCAGAAGATTAATGATGATTTTTCCAAAAAATTATTTTGGAGCTATATTGAAAAATTGGATGTTGAAAAGAAATATTTTTTGCAACAGGATATCAATTACTTGAAAAAATATGAACTTCAGCTCGATGACGAGATCAATAATGAACAGTCGCTAAGCTTTCTGAAAGCTTCAGACTCATTGTTAGATCTCAGGATTGCTCAAGTGTCAAAATTTTATCCAACAATCTTTGATAAACCCTTCACTTTTTCGGAAAATGAAACCATGCAGCTCGATTACAGTAAATTGAATTATGCTGCCAATGTTGCTGAACTTGAAAAATACTGGACCAAGTCTGCTAAGTACAGTACACTGATGAAGGTGACAGAGAACATCAATTCAGATGCTGAACCTTCGGCAGAGTTGGAAGCAGAAGCCAGGGCAAAAGTGAAAAAGCGTTATGACAAATTGTTTAATAACCTTAGCAATACCTCAAATAAAATGACACGCTTTGAGGTATATGCAAATGCTATTGCTGCCACTATGGATCCGCATTCTGCTTACATGTCGCCAATGGGCCAACGAGGTTGGAACGAAAGGTTAACAGGATCCTATTATGGAATAGGTGTAGTTTTACGCGAGCAGGATGACTATGTAAAGATTGAAAACATAATTACTGGTGGGCCAGCATGGAAGCAAGGTGATTTGAAGGCGGGTGATTTAATTTTGAAAGTGGGCGAAGCTGGTAAGGAGATGGTAGACGTGTCTGGGTATTCCATCAATGAAATAAGAAAATATACCAGAGGTGCTAAAGGAACGGCTGTGACCTTGATGGTCAAACAACTTGACAATTCAATCAAAACAGTCACCGTTGTACGGGATGAAATGAAGCAGGACAATATTTTTGCTCGCTCTTTTGTAGTGAATGGCAATCATAAAATCGGATTCATTGTGTTGCCTGAATTTTATTTGAATCCAAAAGATCCTCAAGGTCCTGGAAGCAGTGCTTATGATATGGCCAAAGAGATTCAAAAATTAAAAGAAGAAAAGGTAGAGGGCATTATAATAGACCTGCGTTCTAACGGGGGGGGCTCCATGAGTGATGTGATTAATATTGCCGGACTGTTTATTCCACAGGGTCCAATTGTACAGGTTCGCTCACGAGATGGTATAGCTAAGAATCTTGTTGATAACAATCCTGAAGTGGCTTATGACGGTCCTCTTGCTATTATGGTTAATGAACAGAGTGCATCAGCTTCTGAGATTTTAGCGGGCTGTATGCAAGACTATAAACGAGCCGTGATTATTGGCAGTCCTAACACCTTTGGTAAAGGCACCGTTCAAAGAGTATTCGATTTAAAAGGTGCACTTCCTCCTCAGAATACACAAGAAAATTCCAGTGATTTGGGGGCAGCAAAATTAACCATACAGAAGTTTTATCGGGTTAATGGAAGCTCCACTCAACAGAGAGGGGTAACTCCTGATATCATTTTAAAAGACCAGTATTTTGATTCTGCCGAGAAAAACCAACCTTGTGTAATGAATTGGGATGAGATACCCTCTACGACTTATTCTACATGGAGTAATCCGGTTAATTTAGAACTGTTGAAAGAAAAAAGTAAAAGAAGAGTAGAGGCAAACCCTGCATTCAGTATTATCGAACGTAATATTGATATGCTTAAGAAAAGGAACAAGGATAAAACAATTCCGTTAAATCTTAAATCTTATTTAGCGATGAAAAAGGCCAGTGGAGCAGAAATGGATAAGCTAAATAAATTAAAAGACCTAAATCTTTCGTTAAATATTGTAAACCCGAAAACAGACCTTTCTGCAATGCAAAATAATACAGTCTGGTCAGACACCAATAAAGGCATGTTGAAAGTGTATAAAGGTGATTATTACCTTTCAGAAACAATTAATGTGCTTTATGATATGATTGATGCGCAGAATCAAAAGCACTAA
- a CDS encoding zinc-dependent peptidase has translation MGVIIGFLAVAVLIWLVRNYLGLNKRTINPAIVNLKTILEDEVVFYQRLSPEKRIVFEQKIVQFLSSVSIEGVGVQITDLDRVLIASSAVIPVFYFDNWRYKNLTNVLLYPNSFNEQFQFEGGCRNIGGMVGTGFMNGQMILSQRELRQGFKNYKDDSNTGIHEFVHLLDKSDGEVDGIPENLLNHRYTIPWLKLMHQEIKEIKHGGSDIDPYGATNEGEFFAVAAEYFFEQPQRFQERHPQLYEMMQMVFNIESRP, from the coding sequence ATGGGTGTAATTATAGGGTTTCTTGCAGTTGCGGTGTTAATATGGCTTGTTCGGAATTATCTTGGACTGAATAAAAGAACAATAAATCCTGCTATTGTAAATTTAAAAACAATTCTTGAAGATGAGGTCGTATTCTATCAACGATTATCACCTGAAAAGCGTATTGTGTTTGAACAAAAAATAGTCCAGTTCCTTTCCTCAGTTTCAATTGAAGGGGTAGGGGTACAGATTACAGATCTTGACAGGGTGTTGATAGCTTCCAGCGCGGTAATTCCGGTTTTTTATTTTGATAATTGGAGATATAAGAACCTAACCAATGTCTTATTGTACCCCAATTCATTTAACGAACAATTTCAGTTTGAAGGTGGATGTAGGAATATCGGTGGTATGGTGGGTACAGGGTTTATGAACGGCCAAATGATCTTATCTCAACGAGAATTACGACAAGGATTTAAGAATTATAAAGACGATTCAAATACGGGCATTCATGAGTTTGTGCACTTGCTGGATAAATCAGATGGGGAAGTCGATGGAATTCCCGAAAATTTACTTAACCACCGGTACACAATTCCATGGTTAAAACTGATGCATCAGGAAATTAAAGAAATTAAACACGGCGGTTCGGATATTGATCCGTATGGGGCAACAAATGAAGGCGAGTTTTTCGCTGTGGCTGCCGAATATTTCTTTGAACAGCCACAACGTTTTCAGGAGCGGCATCCTCAACTTTATGAGATGATGCAAATGGTATTTAATATTGAAAGTCGTCCTTAA